The Caproicibacterium amylolyticum genome includes the window CGGCCAAGGTAGCCGCGGCCGCTGCAGTAGCTGCAGCCTTTGGCGTGGTAGAGCGTTTGCTTTGCATCTTTCGGCAGGCCAAGCAGGGCAAGCTCCTGTGCATTTGCAGGGTAGGCCTCTCTGCAATGTGGGCAGAGCCGGCGCACCAGGCGCTGCGCAATGACGCCTAACATCGCGGCAGAAACCATGAATGGCTCAATACCCATGTCCATCAGGCGGATAATTGAGCTGGGAGCGTCGTAAGTGTGCAGGGTGGAAAGTACCAAATGACCTGTAATTGCGGCGCTGCAGGCAATCTGGGCCGTTTCTGCGTCGCGGATTTCACCGACCATCACCACATCCGGGTCCTGCCGCAGAATGGAGCGCAACACAGCGGCAAAGGTCAGTCCTGTGCGGGAGTTTACTTCCACCTGCGTAATGTTCGGCAGAATCATTTCTACCGGGTTTTCGGCGGTGATGATGTTGATGTCGTCCCGCATGATTTCTTTGAGCGCGGTGTACAGGGTAGTGGATTTGCCGCTGCCGGTCGGGCCGGTCAGCAGGATAATGCCGTGGTTGTTGTGCAGCATTTTATTGAACTTTACAAGGTTTTCCGGCAGAAAGCCGATGTCCTCTTTCACCAGTGAGAAGCCAAGCGCGGTTGTAATTCGAATAACCACTTTTTCGCCGAAAATGCAGGGCAATACGGAAATACGCATATCAATTTCTTTTTCATTGATTTTGTAGTTAATGCGTCCGTCCTGTGGAACGCGCTTTTCCGCAATATTCATGCCGCCGATAAATTTAATACGGGAAACAACAGATGGTGCAAGTTCCGAGCGGGTTTCCATGTACAAAATTAAGTGGCCGTCCACGCGGAAGCGGATGCGCATGGTCTTTTCCTGCGGCTCAATGTGAATATCGCTGGCTTTCATCAGCACGGCCTGCTCAATCATGTTGTTGACAAACCGGATAATTGGCTGGTCGCTGCCGGAGGTGATTGCCTCCGCCTGTGCGTCCTCCTGCTTGGTGGAAAGTTCTTTTGCGGCCGCAAAAGCTTTTTGAGTGGTGTACAATTCGCGGATTTTCGTTTCGATTTTTTCCCGTTCAGCGATAACCGGGTTAATTTTTAGTTTGGTGTAAATGGCAATGTTGTTAATGCCATTGTAGTCCAGCGGGTCTTCCACGGCAAGGGTCAGCACACTGCTTTCCCGCTTGACGGGTGCCGCGTGGGTGGAGCGCGCCAGTTCCTCCGGCAAAAGTGCAGAAAGTGTAGGGTCAATGGTAATCGAAGTCAGGTCGAGGTAGGGAATGGAAAGCTGCTGCTCCAGTGAGCGGATAATCTGCATTTCTGTTAAATATTCATTTGAAATCAGGATTTCACCCAGACGCATTTTAGAGCTTTTCTGCTGTTCCAGTGCCTGCTGCAGCTTTTCTTTGGTCAGTACACCGGAGTTTACAAGAATTTGTCCAAGCTTTAAATTTGTAATTTTCATGAGAATCCTTCCTTTATACGGTCAGCAGTGCGGTGTACCAGCTGAGGAATGCAGAGATTTCGCTGGAAAAGGCTGTGACTGCCGCTGCCGCAAAACAGATAGAGGGGCCAAACGGCAGGTACAGTACTTTCCCTTTCAGCCTGCCGCGCGTGGTCAGGTACAAAATGTGAATGAGCGCAAAAATCAGCGAAAAAAGAAACAGCGGCAGAATTCCGGAAAGCCCGCTAAGTGTGCCTACCGCCGCAAAAAGTTTCAAATCGCCGCCGCCCATTGCTTCCTGATGAAACAGTACGTGACCGAGCAGTCCCATCAGCAGAATGATGCTTGCTCCGGCGGCGGTTCCCAGCAGGGCATTTAGCAAATGTGCGCCTACCGTACCGGAGGGAGCTGCCAACTGATAGAACAGTGCCAGAACAAATAAATTTCCGGAAAACTGGTCGGGAATGATGCGATAGCGCAGGTCTGTAAATGTAA containing:
- a CDS encoding prepilin peptidase is translated as MNAAAAILLCLAAGLAAGGASVLLLNRIPAWWLCDYDEQPDASLLEKRVYFFPHGTVFSAVAASVFLLYFFQYGVCLQLFAAAGTVLPLLWITFTDLRYRIIPDQFSGNLFVLALFYQLAAPSGTVGAHLLNALLGTAAGASIILLMGLLGHVLFHQEAMGGGDLKLFAAVGTLSGLSGILPLFLFSLIFALIHILYLTTRGRLKGKVLYLPFGPSICFAAAAVTAFSSEISAFLSWYTALLTV
- a CDS encoding GspE/PulE family protein, with the protein product MKITNLKLGQILVNSGVLTKEKLQQALEQQKSSKMRLGEILISNEYLTEMQIIRSLEQQLSIPYLDLTSITIDPTLSALLPEELARSTHAAPVKRESSVLTLAVEDPLDYNGINNIAIYTKLKINPVIAEREKIETKIRELYTTQKAFAAAKELSTKQEDAQAEAITSGSDQPIIRFVNNMIEQAVLMKASDIHIEPQEKTMRIRFRVDGHLILYMETRSELAPSVVSRIKFIGGMNIAEKRVPQDGRINYKINEKEIDMRISVLPCIFGEKVVIRITTALGFSLVKEDIGFLPENLVKFNKMLHNNHGIILLTGPTGSGKSTTLYTALKEIMRDDINIITAENPVEMILPNITQVEVNSRTGLTFAAVLRSILRQDPDVVMVGEIRDAETAQIACSAAITGHLVLSTLHTYDAPSSIIRLMDMGIEPFMVSAAMLGVIAQRLVRRLCPHCREAYPANAQELALLGLPKDAKQTLYHAKGCSYCSGRGYLGRTAIHEVMPLSPAIKACIINGSSQEEVRKVACTEGMTTLNENLQQIVRDGITSIEEMLEVSSMQF